A region from the Acuticoccus sediminis genome encodes:
- a CDS encoding SapC family protein — protein sequence MATQLLFYRNAVPVNAQRHKMTSVKAGDSFAFARNVNSVPLVASEFADAGAEMPIVFAGAGDNIVPTAILGATGSQNAFVSGEGKWGGRYVPAFVRRYPFVFSHETSDGQLVLHIDEEFEGCNTEDRGERLFDGEGNQTHYLKQVLRFLQDYQRQFNRTRIFCQRLMEHDLLRDMEAKFTLPNGERRQLNGFKTVDRDRLKALDESVLMTMLKTDELECVYLHLASLRHFASVAERSGASEAAEAPVEPAGADA from the coding sequence GTGGCGACGCAACTGTTGTTCTATAGAAACGCCGTTCCCGTGAATGCACAGCGTCACAAGATGACGTCGGTGAAGGCGGGCGATAGCTTCGCGTTTGCCCGCAACGTCAATTCCGTGCCCCTCGTCGCTTCGGAATTTGCCGACGCGGGGGCCGAGATGCCCATCGTCTTCGCCGGCGCGGGGGACAATATCGTGCCGACGGCGATCCTCGGCGCGACCGGCTCGCAGAACGCTTTCGTCTCGGGCGAGGGCAAGTGGGGCGGGCGCTACGTGCCGGCCTTCGTACGGCGCTACCCGTTCGTCTTCAGCCACGAGACCAGCGACGGGCAGCTCGTCCTCCACATCGACGAGGAGTTCGAGGGCTGCAACACCGAGGACCGGGGCGAGCGGCTGTTCGACGGCGAGGGCAACCAGACCCACTACCTGAAGCAGGTGCTGCGCTTCCTCCAGGACTACCAGCGGCAGTTCAACCGGACCCGCATCTTCTGCCAGCGCCTCATGGAGCACGACCTCCTGCGCGACATGGAGGCCAAGTTCACCCTGCCCAACGGCGAGCGACGCCAGCTCAACGGGTTCAAGACCGTGGACCGGGACCGGCTGAAGGCGCTCGACGAGAGCGTCCTCATGACGATGCTGAAGACGGACGAGCTGGAGTGCGTCTACCTGCACCTAGCCTCGCTCCGGCACTTCGCATCGGTCGCCGAGCGGTCCGGCGCGTCGGAGGCGGCCGAGGCTCCTGTCGAGCCTGCCGGGGCGGATGCCTGA
- a CDS encoding peptidase M50, producing the protein MAAEKRLHSPNWFRVAELKLRLRNHVRLHRTHYRGTLWYVLQDRTSGRFHRFTPAAYFFISLLDGTRTTSEAWDIACEALAAEALAQDDVIRLLATLHHADVLVGDVPPDIEELAERGRKGRSRARLMRVINPLAIRIPVLDPDGFLRLTLPLVRPILSVAGLVAWALLVLTGIALAAVHWGELTHNVLDRVLSLQNIALILVAYPAIKAIHELGHAYMIKRFGGEVHEIGVMLLVFLPVPYVDASDSLSFPQKWKRALVAAAGILAEMAMAAVAMIVWTGAEAGVVRAFAFNVMLIGGVSTVFFNGNPLLRFDGYFVLSDLVEIPNLARRANLYIGYWVQTRILGAKDVRNPATAPGEAGWFVFYAVAAFLYRLMIFSAVILFVATKFFVVGVVMALWALTLMFVVPVVKWLGFLFTSPVLNRTRGRALARLGAVVAVVAFVLLAIPLPFATMAEGVVTTPSEGRLVAEVDGTVAEVLVAQGAEVASGAPVLRLADPLLAARVALLEATVVERQARYDAVRAIDPGRARVTAAELAHAREDLALAKVRMSGLMVRARTGGRVALPGHTDLVGRAVRKGDVVGFVSPFVDPVVATLIPEADADLVRTATRRVEMRFVTNPATVHDGTVTREVPGLTATLPSLALATVGGGRIVLDPARPVEEARALQNFLALEVQPPAGQPFEAIGARVMLRFVHAPTPIAVRVYRRARQIFLSTFSV; encoded by the coding sequence ATGGCCGCCGAGAAGCGCCTGCACAGCCCCAACTGGTTCCGCGTCGCCGAGCTGAAGCTGCGCCTTCGCAACCACGTGCGGCTGCACCGGACACACTATCGCGGGACGCTCTGGTACGTCCTGCAGGATCGCACCTCGGGGCGCTTCCACCGCTTCACCCCGGCGGCGTACTTCTTCATTTCGCTGCTCGACGGGACGCGGACCACCAGCGAGGCCTGGGACATCGCCTGCGAGGCGCTGGCCGCGGAGGCGCTGGCCCAGGACGACGTCATCCGCCTGCTGGCGACCCTCCACCACGCCGACGTCCTGGTGGGCGACGTCCCGCCGGACATCGAGGAGCTGGCCGAGCGCGGCCGCAAGGGTCGCTCGCGGGCACGGCTGATGCGCGTCATCAACCCGCTCGCGATCCGGATCCCGGTGCTCGATCCGGACGGCTTTCTGCGGCTCACACTGCCGCTCGTGCGGCCGATCCTCTCCGTCGCGGGGCTCGTGGCGTGGGCTCTCCTCGTGCTGACGGGAATCGCGCTGGCGGCCGTCCACTGGGGTGAGCTCACCCACAATGTGCTCGACCGCGTGCTCTCGCTGCAGAACATCGCGCTGATCCTGGTGGCCTATCCGGCGATCAAGGCGATCCACGAGCTGGGTCACGCCTACATGATCAAGCGCTTTGGAGGCGAGGTGCACGAGATCGGCGTCATGCTCCTCGTCTTCCTGCCGGTCCCCTACGTGGACGCCTCCGACAGCCTGTCCTTCCCGCAGAAATGGAAGCGCGCGCTGGTGGCGGCGGCCGGAATCCTCGCCGAAATGGCGATGGCGGCGGTGGCGATGATCGTCTGGACCGGGGCCGAGGCGGGCGTCGTGCGCGCGTTCGCGTTCAACGTCATGCTCATCGGCGGCGTCTCGACGGTCTTCTTCAACGGCAACCCGCTGCTGCGCTTCGACGGCTACTTCGTCCTCTCCGACCTCGTCGAGATTCCGAACCTCGCCCGCCGCGCCAACCTCTACATCGGCTACTGGGTGCAGACGCGGATCCTCGGGGCCAAGGACGTGCGCAACCCCGCGACCGCGCCGGGGGAGGCGGGGTGGTTCGTCTTCTATGCCGTCGCGGCGTTCCTCTACCGTCTGATGATCTTCTCGGCGGTGATCCTGTTCGTCGCGACGAAATTCTTCGTCGTCGGCGTGGTCATGGCGCTCTGGGCGCTGACGCTGATGTTCGTCGTGCCGGTCGTCAAATGGCTCGGCTTCCTGTTCACCTCGCCGGTGCTCAACCGCACGCGCGGCAGGGCGCTCGCCCGGCTCGGCGCGGTCGTCGCCGTTGTGGCGTTCGTGCTGCTCGCGATCCCGCTGCCGTTCGCCACCATGGCGGAAGGCGTGGTGACGACGCCGAGCGAGGGGCGGCTCGTCGCCGAGGTGGACGGGACCGTCGCCGAGGTGCTGGTGGCGCAGGGCGCGGAGGTTGCCTCCGGGGCGCCGGTGCTGCGCCTCGCCGACCCGCTGCTCGCGGCCCGCGTGGCGCTGCTCGAGGCGACGGTGGTGGAGCGTCAGGCCCGCTATGACGCCGTGCGCGCCATCGACCCGGGCCGCGCGCGCGTCACCGCCGCCGAGCTCGCCCATGCGCGGGAGGACCTGGCCCTCGCCAAGGTCCGCATGTCGGGCCTCATGGTGCGCGCACGCACCGGCGGGCGGGTGGCGCTGCCGGGGCATACGGACCTCGTCGGGCGTGCGGTGCGCAAGGGCGACGTCGTCGGCTTCGTCAGCCCCTTCGTCGATCCGGTCGTTGCGACCCTGATCCCCGAGGCGGACGCCGACCTGGTGCGCACCGCGACACGACGGGTGGAGATGCGCTTCGTCACCAATCCGGCCACCGTCCACGACGGGACGGTGACGCGCGAGGTGCCGGGGCTGACGGCGACCCTCCCGAGCCTGGCGCTCGCGACCGTCGGCGGCGGCCGCATCGTTCTCGACCCGGCACGCCCGGTCGAAGAGGCGCGCGCGCTGCAGAATTTCCTCGCCCTCGAAGTCCAGCCGCCGGCCGGGCAGCCGTTCGAGGCGATCGGCGCGCGGGTCATGCTGCGGTTCGTCCACGCGCCGACGCCGATCGCGGTGCGCGTCTATCGCCGCGCCCGTCAAATCTTCTTGTCCACATTCTCGGTTTAA
- a CDS encoding efflux RND transporter periplasmic adaptor subunit — MDVQSSQGEADPLQGERVSFSLIDQSLWANFSGAESPEAFVAAWLGLQCRQIPGAHHAVAVLGAPDTGPFESVATIPSGDAPGRALMRAAEAAMADRRGVLMPAPPADTVIAHPVVVDGSLYGTVALAVSRGAVAEGEAMRRLRWGAGWLEALLRREQGARDAAVRDRTQQALTFLATVLTARRFDDAAMALVTELARELACDPVSLGIRRRRRVHVAAVSHASSFASRMNLMQGLGRAMDEAVDQEDIVLYPPPAHWDYRITRMHEELALAHQAGSVLTVPIQAKGAVIGAMTLERPASAPFDDETVELVDAVASMVGPVLAEMRRNDRPIVLKVAEAVGGLLARLFGPRHLGAKLATVAVAILAYLALTVTGEFTVGGPARVEGAVQRTVTAPFAGYVATQTVRAGETVREGELIATLDDQDLNLERLRWTTARGQREVEYDRALAERNRAQAAIIKSQIAQAEAQLALIEEQIARTRITAPFDGIVVSGDLSQSVGAAVERGEELFRIAPLDAYRVVIEVDEGDVAEVEPGQTGHLVLAARPGEALGYTVDMVTPVAESHDGRNAYRVEASLRDDADWLRPGMEGAARTDVDERLLVVIWTRRLVNWARLTLWQYAP; from the coding sequence GTGGACGTCCAATCCAGCCAAGGCGAGGCGGATCCGCTCCAGGGTGAGCGGGTCAGCTTCTCGCTGATCGACCAGTCGCTGTGGGCGAACTTCTCCGGCGCGGAGAGCCCCGAGGCGTTCGTTGCCGCCTGGCTCGGCCTGCAATGCCGGCAGATCCCGGGCGCGCACCATGCCGTGGCGGTCCTCGGCGCGCCGGACACGGGCCCGTTCGAGTCGGTCGCCACGATCCCCTCCGGCGATGCGCCGGGGCGGGCGCTGATGCGCGCGGCCGAGGCGGCGATGGCGGACCGGCGCGGCGTTCTCATGCCGGCGCCGCCAGCGGATACCGTCATCGCGCACCCGGTCGTCGTCGACGGATCGCTCTACGGCACGGTGGCGCTCGCCGTTTCCCGCGGGGCCGTCGCCGAGGGGGAGGCGATGCGCCGCCTGCGCTGGGGCGCCGGCTGGCTGGAGGCGCTGCTGCGCCGCGAGCAGGGGGCCCGCGATGCCGCCGTGCGCGACCGCACGCAGCAGGCGCTCACCTTCCTCGCCACGGTCCTGACCGCACGGCGCTTCGACGATGCGGCGATGGCGCTCGTCACGGAGCTGGCGCGCGAGCTCGCCTGCGACCCCGTCAGCCTCGGCATCAGGCGGCGGCGTCGTGTGCATGTCGCGGCGGTCAGCCACGCCTCGAGCTTCGCCAGCCGCATGAATCTCATGCAGGGCCTCGGCCGGGCGATGGACGAGGCGGTCGACCAGGAGGACATCGTCCTTTATCCGCCGCCCGCGCACTGGGACTACCGCATCACCCGGATGCACGAGGAGCTGGCGCTCGCGCACCAGGCCGGCTCGGTGCTGACCGTGCCGATCCAGGCCAAGGGCGCGGTGATCGGCGCGATGACGCTGGAACGGCCGGCGAGCGCCCCCTTCGATGACGAGACCGTGGAGCTCGTGGACGCCGTCGCCAGCATGGTCGGCCCGGTGCTGGCCGAGATGCGGCGCAACGACCGGCCGATCGTCCTCAAGGTCGCGGAGGCGGTCGGCGGGCTCCTCGCGCGGCTGTTCGGACCGCGCCATCTGGGGGCCAAGCTCGCGACTGTCGCGGTGGCGATCCTCGCCTATCTGGCGCTGACGGTGACCGGCGAATTCACCGTCGGCGGTCCGGCCCGGGTGGAGGGCGCGGTGCAGCGCACCGTCACGGCGCCGTTCGCCGGCTACGTCGCGACGCAGACCGTGCGGGCGGGCGAAACCGTCCGCGAGGGGGAGCTGATCGCGACCCTCGACGATCAGGACCTCAACCTCGAGCGGCTCCGCTGGACGACCGCGCGCGGCCAGCGCGAGGTGGAGTACGATCGCGCACTCGCCGAGCGGAACCGTGCCCAGGCGGCGATCATCAAGAGCCAGATCGCCCAGGCCGAGGCGCAGCTCGCCCTCATCGAGGAACAGATCGCCCGAACCCGGATCACCGCGCCGTTCGACGGGATCGTCGTCTCCGGCGACCTCAGCCAGTCCGTCGGTGCGGCCGTCGAGCGGGGCGAGGAGCTGTTCAGGATCGCCCCGCTCGACGCCTACCGCGTCGTCATCGAGGTCGACGAGGGGGACGTCGCCGAAGTGGAGCCGGGACAGACCGGCCACCTCGTCCTCGCCGCCCGCCCGGGCGAGGCGCTCGGCTATACCGTCGACATGGTGACCCCGGTTGCCGAGAGCCACGACGGGCGCAACGCCTACCGCGTCGAGGCCTCGCTGCGGGACGATGCCGACTGGCTCCGTCCCGGCATGGAAGGCGCGGCGCGCACGGACGTGGACGAGCGCCTTCTGGTCGTCATCTGGACGCGCCGGCTCGTCAACTGGGCGCGCCTCACCCTGTGGCAGTACGCGCCGTGA